One window from the genome of Anaerococcus sp. Marseille-Q7828 encodes:
- the uvrA gene encoding excinuclease ABC subunit UvrA has translation MTEHDIVIKGARTNNLKNVNITLPRDNMIVFTGLSGSGKSTLAFDTIYAEGQRRYVESLSSYARQFLGNVDKPDVDSIEGLSPSISIDQKTTNRNPRSTVATVTEIYDYYRLLYARIGDAYCPVCGKKIEAQSIDQMVDHILELPEKTRIQILAPMIKGKKGQHKKALENIQKQGFVRVVIDGEKYDLAEEIELSKTKKHDISIVVDRIVIKEGINARLTDSLETALGLANGLVIIDVIDGEPFMMSSKLACPDGHVSLPEITPNMFSFNAPIGMCPDCNGLGFHLQIDPELVIPQKNLSIDEGAIDAYAGSAKGSYYYETIKAIADHYDFPTDKPIKDAPQEMIDDILYGTDYELNFVFDSRFSGRKRYKGKFEGAITNLTDRYERSNSDSLRKRIGEFMGEEECHTCHGDRLKPEVLAIKINETNISDLTKLSVEKSIEFFDKLELSEMKAKIAELIIKEIKARLKFLNDVGLGYLTLSRAASTLSGGESQRIRLATQIGSGLVGVCYVLDEPSIGLHQRDNDKLITSLRNLTDIGNTLIIVEHDEDTIREADYIVDIGPKAGVHGGEVVAKGSLDDIVNAKNSITGDYLSGRKEIPVPQTRRKSDKFIEIKGARENNLKDIDVKIPVGVLTSVTGVSGSGKSSLINEILYKSVTRRLNKTKIRPGKHDDILGLDQIDKVIAIDQSPIGRTPRSNPATYTKVFDNIRDVFAMTNEAKMRGYAKGRFSFNVKGGRCEACKGDGTIKVDMMFLPDVYVPCEVCHGKRYNRETLEVKYKGKDISEVLDMTVEEGIEFFENHAPIVRKLQTLYDVGLGYIKIGQPSTELSGGEAQRVKLATELAKVGTGQTLYILDEPTTGLHMADVHKLIEVLNRLVDQNNTVVVIEHNLDVIKVSDYIVDLGPEGGDGGGTLVGAGSPEEIAKNKKSYTGKYLKKILKK, from the coding sequence TTGACAGAACACGACATAGTTATAAAGGGTGCTCGCACCAACAACTTAAAAAATGTCAACATTACTCTGCCACGCGATAATATGATAGTTTTTACTGGGCTTTCCGGATCTGGAAAGTCCACTTTGGCCTTTGACACAATTTATGCCGAAGGACAAAGGCGCTATGTAGAAAGTCTATCATCCTACGCTAGGCAGTTTTTGGGCAATGTTGATAAGCCAGATGTGGATAGCATAGAGGGACTTTCCCCATCCATATCCATAGACCAAAAAACAACCAACAGGAACCCAAGGTCAACCGTAGCCACAGTCACAGAAATATACGACTACTATAGACTTCTCTATGCCAGAATTGGCGATGCTTATTGCCCAGTTTGTGGCAAGAAAATCGAAGCCCAATCCATAGACCAAATGGTAGACCATATCTTGGAATTACCAGAGAAAACCCGTATACAAATCCTTGCCCCAATGATAAAGGGCAAAAAAGGTCAGCACAAAAAAGCCCTAGAAAATATCCAAAAACAAGGCTTTGTGAGAGTTGTCATAGATGGCGAGAAATACGACTTAGCAGAAGAGATTGAACTATCCAAAACCAAAAAACACGACATATCAATTGTAGTAGATAGGATTGTAATCAAAGAGGGAATCAATGCTAGACTTACAGATTCTTTGGAAACTGCCCTAGGCCTTGCCAATGGCTTGGTCATAATCGATGTCATAGACGGTGAGCCTTTTATGATGAGTTCCAAGCTTGCCTGCCCAGATGGTCACGTGAGCCTGCCAGAGATTACACCAAATATGTTTTCCTTCAACGCGCCAATAGGCATGTGTCCAGATTGTAATGGCCTAGGTTTTCACTTGCAAATTGACCCAGAACTGGTAATCCCGCAGAAAAATCTTTCTATAGATGAGGGGGCCATAGATGCCTATGCTGGTTCTGCCAAGGGTTCATACTACTACGAAACTATCAAGGCCATAGCCGACCATTATGATTTTCCAACTGATAAGCCAATCAAAGATGCTCCACAAGAGATGATTGACGATATCCTTTATGGTACCGACTACGAGCTAAACTTTGTCTTTGACTCCAGATTTTCTGGCAGAAAGAGATACAAGGGCAAATTTGAAGGAGCTATCACTAACCTTACTGACAGGTACGAAAGGTCAAACTCTGACTCACTAAGAAAAAGAATTGGCGAATTCATGGGAGAAGAAGAATGCCACACCTGCCACGGAGACAGGCTAAAGCCAGAAGTTTTGGCCATCAAAATAAACGAGACAAATATATCAGATTTGACCAAACTATCTGTAGAAAAATCTATAGAGTTTTTTGACAAGCTAGAACTATCAGAAATGAAAGCAAAAATAGCTGAGCTTATCATCAAGGAGATTAAGGCTAGACTTAAGTTTTTAAATGACGTAGGCCTTGGCTACCTTACCCTAAGCCGAGCTGCTTCAACCCTTTCTGGAGGAGAAAGTCAGAGGATAAGACTTGCAACCCAGATTGGCTCAGGCCTTGTAGGAGTATGCTATGTCCTAGACGAGCCATCAATTGGACTCCACCAAAGGGACAACGACAAGCTAATCACTTCCCTAAGAAATCTCACAGACATAGGCAATACCCTAATTATCGTAGAACACGACGAGGATACAATACGTGAAGCCGACTATATAGTGGACATAGGTCCAAAAGCTGGTGTTCACGGGGGAGAAGTTGTGGCCAAGGGAAGTCTTGATGACATTGTAAATGCCAAAAATTCTATAACAGGCGACTACCTATCCGGTAGAAAAGAAATTCCAGTCCCTCAAACAAGGAGAAAATCTGACAAATTTATAGAGATTAAGGGCGCCAGGGAGAATAACCTCAAGGACATAGATGTAAAAATCCCTGTAGGAGTCCTCACATCTGTAACAGGAGTATCAGGATCAGGCAAATCTTCACTGATAAATGAGATTTTATACAAGTCTGTAACAAGAAGGCTCAACAAAACCAAGATTCGCCCAGGCAAACACGACGATATCCTAGGTCTTGATCAAATAGACAAGGTCATAGCTATCGACCAATCTCCAATAGGAAGGACACCAAGGTCCAATCCTGCAACCTACACCAAGGTCTTTGACAACATCCGCGATGTATTTGCCATGACCAACGAGGCCAAGATGAGGGGTTATGCCAAGGGCAGATTTTCATTCAATGTAAAGGGTGGACGTTGTGAAGCTTGCAAGGGTGATGGTACAATCAAGGTAGACATGATGTTCTTGCCAGATGTATATGTGCCATGCGAAGTTTGCCACGGCAAGCGCTACAACCGCGAGACTCTAGAAGTCAAATACAAGGGCAAAGATATATCAGAAGTTTTGGACATGACAGTTGAAGAAGGGATAGAATTTTTTGAAAACCACGCCCCAATTGTCAGAAAACTCCAAACCCTATACGATGTAGGACTTGGCTATATCAAGATTGGCCAACCATCCACAGAGCTATCTGGTGGAGAGGCTCAAAGGGTAAAACTTGCCACAGAACTAGCAAAAGTTGGCACAGGTCAAACCCTATATATACTCGATGAACCAACCACAGGCCTACACATGGCCGATGTCCACAAACTAATAGAAGTCCTAAACCGCCTAGTTGACCAAAACAACACGGTGGTTGTCATAGAGCACAACCTAGATGTAATCAAAGTATCAGACTATATCGTAGACCTAGGACCAGAAGGTGGAGATGGTGGTGGGACCCTAGTAGGAGCTGGAAGTCCAGAAGAGATAGCAAAAAACAAAAAATCATACACGGGCAAGTACCTAAAGAAAATTCTTAAAAAATAG
- a CDS encoding PepSY domain-containing protein: protein MKIKNLKYGASALALATVLAACGNENANQAKEDVKDAAKNTEAAVTEEVDKAKDSVEEKVDDLKSGIEEKEFAVSLDDAVAKFKETFPAEGLEINSVELDEDDGAYAYSIEGFDGEKEYQAKIDAESGEILGQEEEVDDDKENYTAIDFTKILAPKDAMAKALENNKGYVKSYEIETNDEGKIVYSIDVEDGDDVELDAESGDILHK from the coding sequence ATGAAAATTAAAAACCTAAAATACGGAGCATCTGCTCTAGCTTTGGCAACAGTATTAGCTGCCTGCGGCAACGAAAATGCTAACCAAGCTAAAGAAGATGTCAAAGATGCAGCTAAGAATACTGAAGCTGCAGTTACAGAAGAAGTTGACAAAGCAAAGGATAGTGTAGAAGAAAAAGTTGACGACCTCAAATCTGGTATAGAAGAAAAAGAATTTGCTGTAAGCCTTGATGATGCTGTAGCAAAATTCAAAGAAACTTTCCCGGCTGAAGGCCTTGAAATCAACAGCGTAGAACTTGACGAAGATGACGGAGCTTACGCTTACTCTATCGAAGGATTTGACGGCGAAAAAGAATATCAAGCAAAAATTGACGCTGAAAGCGGTGAAATCCTAGGTCAAGAAGAAGAAGTTGATGATGATAAAGAAAATTATACAGCTATCGACTTTACTAAAATCCTAGCTCCAAAAGATGCTATGGCAAAGGCTCTTGAAAACAACAAGGGTTATGTAAAATCATACGAAATAGAAACTAATGACGAAGGCAAAATAGTTTACAGCATCGACGTTGAAGATGGCGACGATGTAGAACTTGATGCTGAAAGCGGAGACATACTTCACAAATAA
- the uvrB gene encoding excinuclease ABC subunit UvrB, with protein MNKFKINSEYKPKGDQPEAIASLAKGLKEGKKHQILRGVTGSGKTFTMANIIEEVQRPTLILAHNKTLAYQLFTEFKEFFPDNAVEYFVSYYDYYQPEAYVAATDTYIAKDSSINDEIDKMRHSATMALFERRDVIIVASVSCIYGLGDPIDYKELVVSLRPNQEIAPEEVMRKLIDVQYVRNDIDFDRGTFRRRGDILDIFPAGFDQKAIRIEFFGDEIEEISEFDSLTGKVTAKLSHAYIYPASHYATTSEKTEKAIVTIEEELEERLAELNSQNKLLEAQRLEQRTRYDIEMLKEIGFCSGIENYSRHLSQRPAGSRPYTLIDYFPKDFVLMVDESHVSIPQVGGMYEGDRSRKQNLVDYGFRLPSALDNRPLKFHEFEGLIDQAIYVSATPGPYEMDKTGGEMVDQIIRPTGLLDPLVEVRPTENQIDDLMEEINKTTEKGDRTLVTTLTKKMAEDLTTYLTQNGVRVKYLHSDIKTIERSEIIRELRLGEFDVLVGINLLREGLDIPEVSLIAILDADKEGFLRSERSLIQTIGRAARNSEGHVILYGDSITKSMKIAMDETSRRREIQMAFNEEHGIIPTTIRKNIGEMIQVTKETKEEEIEEFSRDDIDTILINLESQMYKAAEELDFERAANIRDQIKSMKENFQGA; from the coding sequence TTGAATAAATTTAAGATAAATTCCGAATACAAACCAAAAGGTGACCAGCCCGAGGCTATTGCTAGTCTTGCCAAGGGCCTCAAGGAAGGCAAAAAGCACCAAATCCTCCGAGGGGTTACAGGTTCAGGTAAGACTTTTACCATGGCAAATATAATAGAAGAGGTCCAAAGACCAACTCTAATCCTTGCCCACAACAAAACCTTGGCCTACCAGCTATTTACAGAGTTTAAGGAGTTTTTCCCAGACAATGCTGTGGAATACTTCGTGTCCTACTACGACTACTACCAACCAGAAGCCTATGTAGCTGCAACTGACACCTATATTGCCAAGGACTCATCAATCAACGACGAGATCGACAAAATGCGCCACTCTGCTACCATGGCTCTTTTTGAGAGAAGAGATGTCATTATTGTGGCATCTGTTTCTTGTATCTATGGTCTGGGTGACCCTATTGACTACAAGGAACTTGTGGTTTCCCTAAGACCAAATCAAGAGATTGCCCCAGAAGAGGTAATGAGAAAACTCATAGATGTCCAATATGTGAGAAATGATATTGACTTTGACCGTGGGACTTTCAGACGTCGCGGGGATATACTAGACATTTTCCCGGCAGGTTTTGACCAAAAGGCCATAAGAATTGAGTTTTTTGGTGATGAGATAGAGGAAATATCTGAGTTTGATTCCCTTACTGGCAAGGTAACGGCAAAGCTTAGCCACGCCTACATTTACCCAGCCAGCCACTATGCAACAACTAGCGAAAAAACTGAAAAGGCTATAGTTACCATAGAAGAAGAGCTAGAGGAAAGACTTGCAGAACTCAATAGCCAAAATAAGCTATTGGAAGCCCAAAGGCTAGAACAAAGAACCCGCTACGACATAGAAATGCTAAAAGAAATTGGTTTTTGCTCAGGTATAGAAAATTATTCTAGACACCTAAGCCAAAGACCAGCCGGGTCTAGGCCATATACCTTGATTGACTATTTCCCAAAAGACTTTGTCCTCATGGTTGACGAATCCCACGTGTCTATCCCACAAGTAGGGGGCATGTACGAAGGAGACAGGTCCAGAAAGCAAAACCTAGTTGACTATGGTTTTAGACTTCCATCAGCTCTAGACAATAGACCTTTGAAATTCCATGAATTTGAAGGTTTAATCGACCAAGCAATCTATGTTTCAGCAACCCCAGGTCCTTACGAAATGGATAAGACTGGTGGAGAAATGGTTGACCAAATCATCCGTCCAACAGGTCTGCTCGACCCACTTGTAGAAGTACGACCTACAGAAAATCAAATCGATGACCTCATGGAAGAAATCAACAAGACTACAGAAAAGGGCGACAGGACTCTTGTTACAACTTTGACCAAGAAAATGGCAGAAGATTTGACAACCTATCTAACTCAAAATGGGGTAAGAGTAAAATACCTTCATTCAGATATCAAAACCATAGAAAGATCTGAGATTATCAGAGAGCTTCGACTTGGCGAATTTGACGTATTAGTTGGTATCAACCTCCTTCGTGAGGGTCTTGATATACCAGAAGTAAGCCTCATAGCTATACTTGATGCTGACAAGGAAGGATTCCTCAGGTCAGAGAGGTCTTTGATCCAGACAATCGGACGTGCAGCTAGAAATAGCGAGGGCCATGTAATCCTATATGGAGATTCCATAACCAAGTCCATGAAAATTGCCATGGATGAAACCAGTCGCCGCCGTGAAATCCAGATGGCCTTTAACGAAGAGCATGGCATAATACCAACAACAATCAGGAAAAACATCGGTGAAATGATTCAAGTAACCAAAGAAACCAAGGAAGAAGAAATCGAAGAATTTAGCCGTGACGATATAGATACAATTTTAATCAACCTTGAAAGTCAAATGTACAAGGCGGCAGAAGAGCTTGACTTTGAGCGAGCTGCCAACATTCGTGACCAAATCAAGTCTATGAAAGAAAATTTCCAAGGAGCATAA
- a CDS encoding DUF6442 family protein, producing MNREEILAKSRKDYEKNDEYLLDALTKAGKISSQVGLVVTAIIVAGDQFVFNTYNYGAQAIYFAIMGTMDIVRYKYIKEKKDLVWGIIFAIGSVLSLVAHFMSFN from the coding sequence ATGAACAGAGAAGAAATACTGGCAAAGAGCAGAAAGGATTATGAGAAAAATGATGAATATCTCCTAGATGCACTGACAAAAGCAGGCAAGATTTCAAGTCAAGTTGGCCTAGTAGTGACTGCTATTATAGTGGCTGGAGATCAATTTGTCTTCAATACTTACAATTATGGAGCCCAAGCCATATACTTTGCTATTATGGGAACCATGGACATAGTTAGATATAAATATATCAAAGAAAAGAAAGACCTAGTTTGGGGAATAATCTTTGCAATAGGCTCAGTACTTAGTCTAGTCGCACATTTTATGAGTTTTAACTAA
- a CDS encoding ABC transporter permease, with protein MNRMKIVAQDTLMKQIKSGSFWFMILFPIIMMGITMAIGYFASSSGNDMAVIADESIAPYFENNPDYDFRLISEDELDKLLDDKEISSYAKVKDDNGIITADYMSGSSSMGQKLTLQSILGQIQTDINAQKADLSQEQIKALGKMPVINEISDEKEENRSMGMIIYFIFLFLMYMISISFINVVLSETATEKGTKMIEFIFSSVRPGDYFAGKMTGNFLAVLIQMMTYVIFGVIGFNIAKAKGILDGLPIDLAMGPNFTPILIEMILLFLLGIFIFLIAAGMLGSFATKVEDAGKMGSPLIFLIVILFFLAFNLINKGDVMVGKILSYVPFASTFFMPLRLLNGYATIAQGAISVVILLISILLMYKFGEKVYKKNILNYSTDGFFKRKKK; from the coding sequence ATGAATAGAATGAAAATTGTAGCCCAAGATACTTTGATGAAGCAAATCAAATCAGGTTCTTTCTGGTTTATGATCTTGTTCCCAATTATTATGATGGGCATAACCATGGCCATTGGCTATTTTGCTAGTAGCTCTGGCAACGACATGGCAGTCATAGCAGATGAAAGTATAGCACCATACTTTGAAAACAACCCAGACTATGATTTTAGGCTTATCAGCGAAGATGAACTTGATAAGTTATTAGACGATAAAGAAATATCATCCTATGCAAAAGTCAAAGATGACAATGGAATAATCACAGCAGACTATATGTCTGGCTCATCATCAATGGGTCAAAAACTAACCCTACAAAGTATCCTAGGCCAAATCCAAACTGATATCAACGCCCAAAAGGCCGACCTTAGCCAAGAACAGATAAAGGCCTTAGGAAAGATGCCAGTAATCAATGAAATCAGCGATGAAAAAGAAGAAAATAGGTCAATGGGTATGATAATCTACTTCATCTTCTTATTTTTGATGTATATGATATCAATCAGCTTTATAAATGTAGTCCTATCAGAAACAGCTACCGAAAAGGGAACAAAGATGATAGAATTCATCTTCTCATCAGTAAGACCTGGAGATTATTTTGCGGGCAAAATGACAGGCAACTTCTTAGCAGTCCTCATACAAATGATGACCTATGTAATATTTGGAGTCATAGGATTTAATATAGCAAAGGCCAAGGGCATACTAGATGGCTTGCCAATAGACCTAGCCATGGGCCCAAACTTTACCCCGATTTTGATAGAAATGATACTGCTATTCCTACTAGGGATATTCATCTTCCTAATAGCAGCAGGCATGCTAGGATCATTTGCAACAAAAGTAGAAGACGCCGGCAAAATGGGATCCCCACTAATATTTTTAATAGTAATCCTATTTTTCCTAGCCTTTAACCTAATCAATAAAGGAGATGTAATGGTTGGCAAAATCCTATCCTACGTACCATTCGCATCAACATTCTTCATGCCATTAAGACTACTAAACGGCTACGCCACAATAGCACAGGGAGCCATATCAGTAGTAATACTTCTAATCTCAATATTATTGATGTACAAATTTGGAGAAAAAGTTTATAAGAAAAATATACTAAACTATTCAACAGATGGTTTTTTCAAAAGAAAAAAGAAATAA
- the dhaM gene encoding dihydroxyacetone kinase phosphoryl donor subunit DhaM, translating into MINILIASHSHKLAEGLKELVGQMASDVNIEYSGGTEDGELGSNFEEINEKMTRLAEDGVVVFFDLGSSMMNCEMAYDMLEDDLKENVLLAGSPLVESSVEIAVTIDENTTLEKIKEQVASYSLNKLA; encoded by the coding sequence ATGATTAATATACTAATAGCCAGCCACAGCCATAAATTAGCAGAAGGGCTAAAAGAATTGGTAGGTCAAATGGCAAGTGATGTCAATATCGAATACTCTGGCGGGACCGAAGATGGAGAACTCGGCTCTAACTTTGAAGAAATCAACGAAAAAATGACAAGACTTGCTGAGGATGGAGTCGTAGTATTCTTTGACCTTGGATCATCTATGATGAACTGTGAGATGGCCTATGATATGCTAGAAGATGACCTAAAGGAAAATGTACTCTTAGCCGGCTCTCCTCTAGTTGAATCAAGCGTTGAAATTGCAGTAACCATAGATGAAAATACGACTCTTGAGAAAATCAAAGAACAAGTGGCTTCCTACAGCCTTAACAAACTAGCATAG
- a CDS encoding helix-turn-helix transcriptional regulator, whose product MNEELILKNRLKEVRKAKGYSQQKLADEVGVSRNTISSIETGQFNPTAKLALILCIALDEKFEDLFYF is encoded by the coding sequence ATGAATGAAGAATTGATCCTAAAAAATAGGCTAAAAGAAGTAAGAAAGGCCAAAGGTTATTCCCAACAAAAGCTAGCTGACGAAGTTGGTGTTTCTAGAAATACTATAAGTTCAATAGAAACGGGCCAATTTAATCCGACTGCTAAGTTGGCCTTGATCTTGTGCATAGCCTTAGATGAAAAATTTGAAGATTTATTTTATTTTTAG
- the dhaK gene encoding dihydroxyacetone kinase subunit DhaK — protein sequence MKKIINKPEDIIDQMLDGMVKANPEKIVRIEGTSVIARKDAPVEGKVGLISGGGSGHEPAHAGYVGKGMLDCAIAGDVFTSPTPDQVLEAIKRADSGKGVFMVVKNYQGDVMNFEMAKEMAEMEDIEVDYVITNDDIVVENKEDRRGVAGTIFVHKTLGAMAENGASLSEIKEMADKIVEDIKSIGMASKPCTNPTDGKESFSLEENEIEMGIGIHGEEGIQKEEMKSADEITKEMIDRLLVEVTDTNSQYALMVNGMGATPEMELFVINNSIADYLAEKNIKVARTYVGNFMTSMDMSGFSITLYKVDDQRLALLDQDVDIVRK from the coding sequence ATGAAAAAGATTATAAACAAGCCAGAAGACATTATTGATCAAATGCTAGATGGAATGGTAAAGGCAAATCCAGAAAAGATTGTAAGAATCGAAGGCACTAGTGTTATAGCTAGAAAAGATGCACCAGTAGAAGGCAAAGTTGGCCTTATATCTGGTGGTGGTTCTGGTCACGAACCTGCTCACGCTGGTTATGTTGGCAAGGGTATGCTCGATTGTGCCATAGCTGGTGATGTTTTCACATCTCCTACCCCAGACCAAGTCCTAGAAGCTATCAAAAGAGCTGACTCTGGCAAGGGAGTATTTATGGTAGTAAAAAACTACCAAGGCGATGTTATGAACTTTGAAATGGCCAAGGAAATGGCTGAAATGGAAGATATAGAAGTCGACTATGTGATTACCAACGATGATATAGTAGTAGAAAACAAGGAAGACAGACGTGGAGTTGCAGGAACAATATTTGTTCACAAGACCCTTGGTGCTATGGCAGAAAACGGAGCTAGCCTAAGCGAAATCAAGGAAATGGCTGATAAGATTGTAGAAGATATCAAATCTATCGGTATGGCAAGCAAACCATGCACCAACCCAACAGATGGCAAGGAATCCTTTAGCCTAGAAGAAAATGAAATTGAAATGGGTATAGGAATCCACGGTGAAGAAGGTATCCAAAAAGAAGAAATGAAATCAGCAGATGAGATCACAAAAGAAATGATCGATAGACTCTTGGTTGAAGTGACAGATACAAATAGCCAATATGCCCTCATGGTAAATGGTATGGGAGCTACACCAGAGATGGAACTATTTGTCATCAACAACAGCATTGCTGACTACCTAGCTGAAAAAAATATCAAAGTTGCTCGCACCTATGTAGGCAACTTTATGACAAGTATGGATATGTCTGGATTCTCCATCACCCTATACAAGGTTGACGACCAAAGACTAGCCCTCCTAGACCAAGATGTAGACATAGTAAGGAAATAA
- the dhaL gene encoding dihydroxyacetone kinase subunit DhaL: MQVNDVKKLILQAADEIIANKDYLTDLDRSIGDADHGVNMAKGFGFTKEALEADFDDYKTLFNKVATTLLSKVGGASGPLYGSFFMKFAASVKDVEELTRDELNKAFTAGVDGVKQRGKAEVGDKTMVDVLEPVAEALNAGKSFDEIIKIAEESMEKTKDIKAKKGRASYVGERSIGHIDPGAASSYILVKETLGAIND; this comes from the coding sequence ATGCAAGTTAATGATGTTAAGAAACTAATATTACAAGCAGCAGATGAAATCATAGCCAACAAGGATTATCTAACAGACCTAGATAGGTCTATAGGAGATGCCGACCACGGTGTAAATATGGCCAAAGGCTTTGGCTTTACTAAAGAAGCCCTAGAAGCTGACTTTGACGATTACAAGACTCTTTTCAACAAAGTTGCTACTACTTTGCTATCTAAGGTAGGTGGAGCATCCGGCCCTCTTTACGGTTCATTCTTTATGAAATTTGCCGCAAGCGTTAAAGATGTAGAAGAATTGACCCGTGATGAACTAAACAAAGCATTTACAGCTGGAGTAGATGGAGTCAAGCAAAGAGGCAAGGCAGAAGTAGGCGATAAGACTATGGTAGATGTCCTAGAACCAGTAGCAGAAGCCCTAAATGCTGGTAAATCTTTTGATGAGATTATTAAAATAGCAGAAGAATCCATGGAAAAAACCAAGGACATCAAGGCTAAAAAAGGCCGTGCATCCTACGTTGGAGAAAGGTCTATCGGCCACATTGACCCAGGCGCAGCAAGCTCTTATATCCTAGTCAAAGAAACTCTTGGAGCTATCAATGATTAA
- a CDS encoding ATP-binding cassette domain-containing protein: MIEVKNVSKSFGKVQALDDVSFEVDKGDVFGLIGQNGAGKSTLFRSMMNFFDDYSGEILYDGKPIAKVPLEKIGFLPEERSLSPKKTIEEEIRYFAKLNQMDSIPKETLEKWFDRFEIKGNLTDKIKSLSKGNQQKVQLLAAVIYRPEFVILDEPLSGLDPYNIRLLEDIIKELNSMGMTILFSSHNMENVEALCNKLVMLKNGKVVLNGTPAEIRNTYPREEILVETDRDLLPLIDGKVKSYTKNGNIWKLYLNDQNDSREIYESIKNHIGFVSQFSQAAPTLNEIFAKVVESHE; the protein is encoded by the coding sequence ATGATTGAGGTAAAAAATGTATCTAAATCTTTTGGCAAAGTCCAGGCTCTGGACGATGTTTCCTTTGAAGTAGACAAGGGAGATGTCTTTGGTCTGATTGGCCAAAACGGTGCTGGCAAATCAACCCTATTTCGTTCTATGATGAATTTCTTTGACGATTACAGTGGAGAGATTCTATATGATGGAAAACCAATAGCAAAAGTCCCTCTAGAAAAAATTGGATTTTTGCCAGAAGAAAGATCTCTTTCACCAAAAAAGACCATTGAAGAAGAAATCCGCTACTTCGCAAAGCTAAATCAAATGGACAGTATTCCCAAGGAAACTTTAGAAAAGTGGTTTGATAGATTCGAAATCAAGGGCAATCTTACAGACAAGATCAAGTCCTTATCAAAGGGTAACCAACAAAAAGTCCAACTCTTGGCAGCAGTAATATATAGGCCAGAATTTGTAATCCTAGATGAACCACTTTCAGGTCTTGACCCATACAATATCAGGCTATTGGAAGATATCATCAAAGAACTAAACTCCATGGGCATGACCATATTATTTTCATCCCACAACATGGAAAACGTAGAAGCCCTCTGCAATAAACTTGTCATGCTAAAAAACGGCAAAGTTGTCCTAAACGGTACTCCAGCAGAGATTAGAAATACTTATCCAAGAGAGGAAATCTTGGTAGAAACAGATAGGGACTTGCTGCCACTTATAGATGGCAAGGTCAAATCTTACACTAAAAATGGCAATATTTGGAAACTTTACCTCAATGACCAAAACGATAGCAGAGAGATCTATGAATCAATCAAAAATCACATAGGTTTTGTTAGCCAATTTAGCCAAGCTGCCCCTACACTAAACGAGATATTTGCAAAGGTGGTGGAAAGTCATGAATAG